TCTTATGCAGTTCTAATACCGATGTGCCTTTTTGCATAAACAGCAAATTCGTTATACCGGAACCATGTTCGCCGACTAAATATTTCACATTAGCGAAAATGGCAACCTGCTGAAGGAACGAAAAGTGTTCAGGATAAAAGATAATAAAGCCATGTTTTTCTAACACCGGTAAAATATCGGCTTCATTTATTACTTTTCTTCTATTGGCAAAATGACGGCTTACGTATAGTTTTTCTATTTTGCCTGCCTGAATTTCCGGTTTTGAGGATGCATAATTTCTGTAAAAACTGCTGACTTGTTTTAAATGACGCGCATTGTACGAATCACACACCGGCTTAATTTGTGGCAAACAAAGGTTTTTCACCAAGATGCTTTTGCCATCGGGTATAAAGTATATGTTCTTTATTTGAAATGGTTCAAGGGAGCCCATGATAAAATCAGCGTGTTTATAACGTGCCGGCAGTACTAAAATAAGCTTATCGAGCTGATGCCTTACCATCCATAGCCTGAAAAGGGACTCGCAGACCCAGTGATAATAGTTATACCAGGGATGGTGTATTACCAAATAAGTATTATCATCGTCCAGTGTTACCAGGTTTTCCGGATGATCGGACACATCATAGTAATAATGCGCGGCTTCGCTTTGATAGTCACCATATTGATGGGGGTGCTTATGGTGGCATTCTTTGATCAGGCCTTTGCCATTGAGGCAAAAACCCGAATTTCCGACGAACACGTTTTTTAACTTTTTCACCTGTTGCCGGTTTACCTCGTAAAACCGATACGGTTCATAAAGGCCGGTGTTTTCGCCCGTGATATTTATAGGAAGGGGTACGGTGATCTTCATATCAGTATTTGGGTGTATGGATTAAGATTGAAATGTTCAATTATTATGCAGTTCCAAACCCGTTATTTCTTTCCATTTTTTTCCTGAATAAGTTCAGCAATCTTTGCAATCAGCTTTTCACCTCTTAAGTCCTTATCAATCACTTTTCCGGTTGGGTCGATAAGAAAGTTGCCTGGGATTGTCTCAATGTTATATTGATTTGTGACGGGACTTTCTCCTCCTCTAATATCAATCAAATGAACAAAACTTTGTGTGCCATCCTTTATAATTGCTTTTTCCCAATCATCAAGGCTTTTATCGATGGACACGCTCAAAATCACAAAATTATTGTTACCAAAACGCTGCAAAGCCCTTTTGAGATAAGGAGATTCCTTCCGGCAAGGCGCACACCAACTGGCCCAAAAATCAACGAGAACGTATTTGCCCTTAAATTGGGACAGGCTAACCAGTTTGCCATCTTTATCCGGCAACGTAAAGCCTGCTAAATGGGTACCGTTGGCAGGTTTAGGTTTTGTATTGAACGGATGAATTTGCAACCTTTCGTTGATGTTGATTTGTTGTAACGTTGGGTTATCGTCCTTAAATTTTTCTTTAAGCTTAGTGAATTCCTCTTGGGTGTAAGCTACTACCCCCCCCTGCGATTCCATTAACGCTAAAACTACAACATACGCACAATCAGTATTGAAAATAGTTTTTCTTATAAATGTTCGCTTTAGGTTATCAATAGAATCTAATTTATGCTTTAGTATAACACTATCCTTGCTGTGGTTATTTAGTGCAATTTTGTAATCAGCATAGTTAGGCCCAATTGCCATTATGGTATTCCAATACTGTAAAAATTCGCGCGTTCGTGCTGACCCATCATATGTAATAGCGTTCAGTTTATTGAAATCAATGGTAATTTTCAGATGTTCACCAGGTGCAATTACTGGAATGAAACGTTCCGGTTTCTTTTCAGAAAATATCAGACCTAGGTGGCACTCCCGTCCTTCAATACTCAGATCATATGTTAAACTGTCAATTCCTCCATTTTTCCCCAGCATAGCCGAATCAATTATGTCGTATCCTAAGCCTTGCCGGCTACTCCGCAAAATAAACAGTTGTTCAGGGGAATTTTTTATAATAAGGGTAATACTTGCATTTGACTGCCTATTAGAGTTAGTTTGACCGCGACTGAGGGTACATAATATCAAACATAGGATACATAACAACGATAACTTTTTCATATAAAAGTTGACAGATTTGTTTAAATCATAAACCAAATTGCTAAGATAGCCCAAATGGATTTTTAGGTTCGTTCCAATAACAGGGCTAATCTTATCATGCTTGCTTATTATTGTTAACGTATCAAAACTTACGAGGCATTAAACCTCGTAAGTTTTGATCGTTTTTTAGTGGTGATCACATTCACAAGAAGTTGAAGGACCATGATTTCCACAAGCTACGTCACCGTCATCTCCATTTGTATCACTGCAATTGAAATAGCCTGCTACGACAGTGCCATCTTTACATACTGCCGTCGCTTGACAACTACCCCCACCACTCCCGCCATAATCATTTTCATTTCTCCCCTGCTCAAAACATTTTTAATGCTTTTTAAGCTTAATTTTTCTTTCGTAATAGAATAAGTTTAAAATTTAGATATGTAAGTTTAGGTATCACGGTACAACCGGCTTTTTAAAAGGCATGCTCCTTTACCTTGCAAAGTATCTTAAAAGCTGCTACGCCAGCATGTATTTAATATCTTCTACCTGGTAATCTGCCGGCAAAACGTAGCCGTTAATTAGGAGGGTGGGGGTAGCTTTTACCTCCGCCATTTCGCACCAAGCTTTTTGTTCGTTAAGTTTATAATATTGGTTTTCATCCAATTGCACGGGGTAAACATCGGCCCAGGCGTTATAATCCTTTTGTTTTTGTTCATACCAATCGTGCAGGGCGCGTTTTATCAATGCTTTGTCACCGGTTTCATTCAGCGCCATCAAATGTCGCACCACCGGAGTTTTGTTATCATTCTCCGTATTGTCGGCGGTAAAAACAATGCGCAGCTGAATATCATCCAGCCTGCCCAGCCAGTTGTCCAGTTCCTGGTGGGTTTTGCTGCAAGGGGGGCAATAGGGGTTACTTACCATGGTGATGATAGTGGCGGCCTCCACATTACCCAATACAATACTCCAGTCATCGGAAGGCAAAGCGTATTTGGGCTGGCTTTGCAGGGCGGTATCAAACAGTTCCTTATTGTATTTAAACTTTTGCAATTGTGGTTTTAATGTTTTCAGCTGCTGGGCCTTCAGTAATAATGGTTTCAAAAGTATCCATGTGGCTACGGGTAAGGCCAGGCATGCCAAAATAGACAGCCATTGGCTAACGCCCGGTAATAAAACAGGGGATTTCAGAAAAGTAACCAGGGGAATAAATTCGATCCAAAGCAAGGCCTGGACGGTGCAACAAAGCACGCACCATTGTTTTGCTGTGCGAGCCTGGTAAAAAATGGAATAAAATGTATACGGCAGGCTAACCAGGTTTAAAAAGGCAAGAACCTGCAGCGATGCTACCGAACCATTACTAAACAGCAGTGCAAGCAAAGTGCCGGCAAAGTAGAAGAAACCAACTTCGCTCCAGCTTAGCCAGCTGAACAATTTGGCGGCTTTTGAGGAAAGAATAGCGTTGCAATCGCTTTTTCCGTTGCCGGTACACAAGGTTTGTATAAGTGGGTTATTTTTGTCTATACTCTGTACCAACAGCAAGATCGAAGTAACCAGTCCTGTAGTTTTACTTATCGTCAGCAGGGCCACCTGCCAGCTTAAATTGGTAAAATAATGATTATTGAGCAGTATCCCGCTAAGCACGATTCCCGCAAGTAGATATATAATAACGTCCTTATATTTGAAAATCGCACTCCATGTATTTTTTGGGGGATAGCCGTACCCCGACAGCGATGGCTGCACAGCCAGGACCACGCCGTCGAAAAACTGGGCGGCGTTTTTTACCGGTATTTTATAATTCTTTTGTTTATGGTCCGATACAGTAAGTTCTCCAGCAGATATTTTGCTTACTACAACGAAATCATTTTTAAGGGTATGAGCAATAAAAGGCACCGGCACTTCGGCTAACTCACTTGTCTCTATGCGATACGCGGCATTGTCTATTTCAAACCAGTTCAATACATCACTTATCGCCAGCATACTCGGATACTCTGGATGTTTTTCAAGCTCCGCAATAATATCCTCAGATCTTACATTGACGGATAATTCCTTAAGCAGCCCAATAACGACGGAATCTGCATTGTTTTGATTATCAAATAATTGCATAGGTTATTAGAAAGGTTAGGGTATAATTATTTACCTGAGTAAGCTAAAATTTAACTTTTGGGAAATCAATCGGTGTTTTCACGGTAATTTGGGGGGGTGTTTTCACTGACTATTTGATTTTCGGGCCGTAAAATGATGTATAGAAACTACGTTATCAGCCAGTATGCAAAATATCCTGACAGAAAACAGGGGCGATTGTTTTTCCGCTTAAAAGTTGCGAGTCCTTTTGTTTTTCGGGTGGATACAATTCATCAGACAATACTCTTCTAAAAGCTGACTCTATTATGATGCTATTACTTTTTACCTGTCAAATTTATAACTGGCTAAAATTTTTTTATTCATCAGCATGTTTTGACCGGAGCAAATAAATTTATTATTAAGCATTATTTTACGCGAACCATAAGTCGCTGAAAACAAACCATATAATTTTTTAAATAAATAAAACTCTTTTATGATTTAATAGTTAAATACTTATTAACAAAAGAATATAACGGTTTGTATATTAACTACATTTAAATCAGATTTGCATTATAATTAGTTGTTATAATATTCTGATAATTAACGCGTATAAATACTTTATTTAAAGTACTTTGATCTCACGGCGGGTTATTCAAACATTAACCACAAAAAAATTAAATTACAGTCATATGAAAAGGATTTTCATTATAGCGCTGTTATTTGTAGCATTCAGGGCGTCGTCCCAAAATATCATCCCCGGACAGGAAGCCTCGAAATACGTGGGGCAAAAAGTGTCTGCATATGGATATGTGTACAAGATCGAGCGGGAACCCAAATCGAAAACATGGGTCATTACTTTTGGCAGCAAGTATCTTTCAAAGGGTGTTGTTCTAAAGTTGAGCGATGAATCTAAATTGCAACCCGCCAGTACATTCCAGGATGTGAATGGTCATTTCATTTCTGTAACCGGAAAAGTAATCAAGGAAAAAGGAAAAGTATTTATTAATGGCGACGATCCTTCTACAATGGTCTCGGTCAAACAGCAATCGCTCGCGGTAAATTGATATTAATTAAGAAGCCATTTCTAAAACCTGTTCTTCAACTGCATTTATTTGCCGCTGATTTTTTAGCCGCTCCCGGCGTAAAAATCTGAAGTGTAATACACCTATCAACAAGGCAATAGCCCCTTCGGCAAGCATAGTATCCGGCGTACCTATCCATTTTGACACCGACCCAATCAACAATCCGCCGAGTGGCTGCATGCCAAAAAATGCCATCGCGTAATAGCTTATCACGCGTCCGCGCATGTGTGGTTCTACCGTGGTTTGTATCAGGGTATTGCTTACCGTTATCTGCGACATCATGCCAAATCCGGCTACTGTTGCAAACGCCAGCGCCAGCGGGTAATTTCCCTCGTGCGAGAAAAGGATCAGCCCGGCCCCAAATATAAGCGTATTAATAGCCAGTATCTTCTTCAGGTTGCTCCCGGCTTTGAGCGATGCCAGGAATATGGCCCCACCAAAGGCGCCTAACCCTATAACGCTATCGAGAACGCCAAAAGTAGATGCCGTCCCCTTAAAGATATCTTTGGCATATACCGGCAGTAAGGTACTATAAGGTAAAACAAACAGGCTGATAAGTCCCAGCATCAGGATTACGAAACCGATCGAAGGCGTTTTCTTCAGGTATTCAAATCCATCCTTCAATTCGCCAATTACATTTTTTGCATGGACAGTTGCAGTATATTGGGGTAAACGCATCATTAACAAAGAGCCGATCACCGCCAGGAAACTCAAAGCATTGAGCAGGAAGCATGTACCATCGCCCATCGTTTCCAAAACAAAACCGGCGATTGCCGGACCTATAAGTCGCGACAGGTTGACCATCGACGAGTTAAGCGCCAAAGCGTTCGGCAGATCTTTTTTGTCGTCTATCATTTCAAACACCAGTGCCTGCCTTGCCGGCACATCGAAAGCATTTATAATACCGAGCAGAACACTTAAAGCCAGTATCTCCCAAACGGCGTAATGCCCCAGCAGGATGAGTACCGCCAGTATGGTTGCCTGCACCATAGATGCTATTTGGGTGCCCAAAAGCACTTTAAAACGATCATACCTGTCGGACACGACGCCACCAATCAACGAAAATAAAAAAGACGGGAACTGGCTCGCGAAAAGCGTCAGCCCCAGCATAAATGTTGAATGGGTAAGGGAATAGATGACCCAGCTTACCGCTGTCTTTTGCATCCATGTGCCAATCAGCGAAACAGACTGCCCTGTAATATAAAGCCGGTAATTACGGCTTTTAAATGCGTTAAACGTTGTTATTTTCATTTGGTAAATTCCACACAGAACGATCTGCAGACCGTTCCTATTAATCCATATCCACTAATTTTTTTAGGGGCAACAATGCCCTCCGCAACAGCTCCTGTTCTTCGTCCGTGCAGCTTTCCTTTATCGCTTTTGCAAGCCACTCATCGCGTTCGTTACGCATTTGGGTAAGCATTTTTTCACCTTCAGGTGTCAGCGAGATAAGCACTTTACGCTTGTCTGTTTCTGATCCTTTGCGGCTGACATATCCAAGCCCGGACAAATGACCCAATATTTGCGACATACTTTGGTTAGTGATTTTCTCCATCGATGCCAGTTCGCTCGGGAGCAGTTGCTTATATTCCTGTAGCAGCGCCATACTTGACCGCTCCGTCAGCGAAAGTTGCCGGCCGGTTACCGATTCTTTCCGTAATTTCTTAACCAACCTGGTAAGTAAATTACGGAGGGAGGTAGCAAGCTGTGTATCCTGGTTTGAAGTCATATTAAAAATTAGTTAGTTAAACTAATAAGTTTACCTTACAAATATAAGGCCGTTTATGCCTTTTAGGGCTGTATAATTCTCATTTAAATGTTATAATTTTGATCATCCTTATCCGTTTAATGACGGATTGGGCACCTGATAGCTATGCGGACACCGGAAAACTACGAATTGTTGATAGGGAAGATCAATACTTTCATCCGCAAGTATTACCTCAACAATTTATTACGGGGCCTGATATTCCTCGGCGCGGGACTTTTTTCAGCATATGTTATCATTACCGTAGGTGAATACTACGGCGATTTCAACACCACCTTCCGGACCTTTCTTTTCTATTTCTTCATCATCCTTAATGTTGGTTTGATAGCGTGGCTGGTTATTCCGTCATTGATGGCCTGGCTCAGGTTGGGCAAAACCATTACTCACGACCAGGCGGCTGAGATCATCGGAAAACATTTTACAGATGTTAGCGACAGGCTGCTGAATACCCTTCAGCTTAAAAAACTTGCTGACAACAGCCCTGAAAGCCGGGCCCTGATCGACGCCAGTATCGATCAAAAGATAGAAACGCTCAAACCGGTCCGTTTTCCATCCGCCGTCAACATCCGCGAGAATACAAAATATCTGAAATGGATCATCTTTCCTATTGCCATCATTTGCGTCATCGCCCTTGCAGCACCATCCATACTTACCGAAAGCACTAAAAAGCTGATACGCCATAACGAATACTTCGCACCGGTGGCGCCTTTCAAATTTGTATTGCTTAACAATTCTCTATCAGCAATACAGGGGCAGGACCTAAAAATTGATCTGAAACTTGACGGCGATAAACTGCCGGCAGATGTCTATATTGAAACGGGCAGCAACACATTCAAGCTTGATAAGGAAAATATCAGCCGGTTCCACTACCAGTTCAGCAACCTTCAAAAAAACACCTCGTTCCGGTTTATTGGAAATGGGTTCCAGTCGCAGGCCTACGAAGTAAAAGTGAGTTTAAAACCTTCGCTGCTTCATTTCGATGTAGCACTGACTTACCCAGTGTATCTGCATAAGAAAAATGAGACCATAGCCAACGCCGGCGACCTAACCATTCCGGCCGGAACGATTGTAAAATGGCAGCTGCACACACAAAATGCCGATGGGATCGGATTCAGCATCAACGACAAAACCACCGAGGCAAGCCCGGGTGGCACGGATGTTTTTGAGCACACCGAAAGGATTTTAAAGAATTCGATATACAAATTGGCCCCCGTCAGCAATGCTGTAAACCGCGGCGATTCCGCAGCATATCGCATCAACGCCATACGGGACGAACTGCCTGCTATCACTGTTAACGAAAAAAGTGACTCCGTAAGCAGCAAGGCCTTATATTTTGATGGTAAGATACAGGACGACCACGGGTTTAGTTCGCTCACTTTTAATTACAAGATCGGTACCCCTGGAAATAAAAATGAAGAAAGGATGATCTCAAAATCAGTAAAGGCCGATCTTGGCCAAACCCAATCAGATTTCTTTTACTATTGGAACCTGAAAGATATTGCCGCCAGGCCCGGAGACCAGGTTTCGTACTATTTCGAAGTTGCTGATAACGATGGCGTTACTGGGCCCAAAAGAGTACGTTCTCCGGAACGCACATTAAATATCCCCGATCAGAGGCAGGTTAACGACCAGCTGGATAAAGGCACACAAGTGGTAAAGGAAAAAATGGAGTCTGCTATAAAACTCGCCGGCCAGATAGAGCATGATTCGCAAAAGCTTAACCAAATGCTGCTGAATAAGAATACGCTCTCCTTCGATGAGAAAAAACAAATAGACGATTTGCTGGAGAAAAAGAAAGAGCTGGATGACCTGGTAAAAGACATACAGGCCGAGAACAAAAAAAATGCATATGAGCGCAGGGAAAACCAGCAACAGACCAAAGAGTTGGAGGAAAAGCAAAAACAGATAGAAAACCTTTTCAACAACGTGCTTGATAAGAAAACGCGCGACCTGCTTCAGAAGTTGCAGGAGTTGATGAACGAAGAGCAAAAAGACGGAACACGCGATCAGCTTTCAAAAATGCAGATGGACAACAAGTCGCTGCGGAAAGAACTTGACCGTATATTGGAATTGTACAAAAAACTGGAATTTGACCAAAAATTAGACCAGAGCGTCAATCAATTAAATCAGCTTGCGGAAAAGCAGCAAAAATTAGCCGACCAGGCAAAACAAAGCGATGCCAGTCAGCAGGAATTGCAGCAGCAACAGGAAAAACTGAAACAGGATTTCCAGGATGTAAAAAAATCGTTGGACGATCTGCAAAAACAGGATGAAGCATCAGGAAAGAAAAATGATTTTGAAAATCCAAAAGATGATGAGCAAAAAATAGATGAGCAAATGCAGCAAAGTTCTGAAAGCTTACAAAAGAACGATAAACAAAAAGCTTCAGAACAACAGCAGCAGGCCTCTAAGCAAATGCAGCAGTTAGCCAGCAAGTTGCAGCAAAAAAATGAGGAACAGGAGGACAGCCAGAACAATGTAGACGCTCAACAGTTACGCGAATTATTGAAAAATCTCGTTAACAGTTCATTCGAGCAGGAAAAAGTAATGGAGACGTTAAAAAACACATCTCCTTCCGATCCAAATTATAGTATATTAGCACAAAAACAAAAAGATATAAAAGATAATTTAAAAACAGCGGAAGATAGTTTATATTCGTTGAGCAAAAGGGTTCCGCAAATACAATCGACTGTCAACCAGGAGATAGCGGGCATCAATGAACATATCGACAAGGCGCTGGATAATTTGAGCGATCGCCGTACACCGGAAGCCGGGCGAAACCAGCAATATGCCATGACATCGATGAATAACCTGGCCCTGATGCTGAATGAAGCACTGGAGCAGTTGCAAAACTCGATGAAAAACTCGAAAGGCGGTGGTGGAAAGTCGAAACAACCTTCGTTGTCGCAGCTTAACAAGATGCAGCAGCAGTTGAACCAGAATATGCAAAAGATGCGCGATCAATTGCAGAAACAAGGCAATATGTCGCAAAGTCAGCGAAGCGGCATGAGCCAGCAGTTAGCCAGGATGGCTCGCGAGCAGCAAATAATAAGGGAAGCGCTTGATAAGATCAGTCAGGAAGAGAATAAAGATGGTACCGGTCGTTTAGGCAATTTGGACAAAATTTCAAAAGAAATGGAACAAACTGAAAACGATATCGTAAACAGGCGAATAACTGATGATCTGCTAAAGAGGCAGCAACAGATCCAGACCAGGCTACTTGAAGCTGAGAAAGCTGAACGGCAACAAGAGCAGGACCAGCAGCGCGAAAGCAACGCAGGAAAGGATTTGCCTCCGGGATACATAAAAGCGTTACAGGATTATCAGAAACTTAATGAAAAACAAACCGAACAAGTTAAGACTGTATCTCCGGCACTTAATTTGTATTATAAACAAAAAATAAAATCTTACTTTGATCAACTTAATGCCCATTAGTATGCAAGAAGCGAACGTTCAGACCAGTGAACTTTATACTTTACAGCTTCCGTCAAAACCGGAGAGCATAACGTTGCTGGAAAACCTTATTGAGCAAATTGCTGACAAACATAACGTTAGTGAAGATACGTTCGCTAATATGATGACTTGTCTTAACGAGATCGCTATCAATGCTATTGTACACGGCAACAAACTGGACGAAAGCAAAAAAGTGATCGTAAACGCCGAAGTGGAT
Above is a window of Mucilaginibacter ginsenosidivorans DNA encoding:
- a CDS encoding TlpA family protein disulfide reductase, yielding MKKLSLLCILCLILCTLSRGQTNSNRQSNASITLIIKNSPEQLFILRSSRQGLGYDIIDSAMLGKNGGIDSLTYDLSIEGRECHLGLIFSEKKPERFIPVIAPGEHLKITIDFNKLNAITYDGSARTREFLQYWNTIMAIGPNYADYKIALNNHSKDSVILKHKLDSIDNLKRTFIRKTIFNTDCAYVVVLALMESQGGVVAYTQEEFTKLKEKFKDDNPTLQQININERLQIHPFNTKPKPANGTHLAGFTLPDKDGKLVSLSQFKGKYVLVDFWASWCAPCRKESPYLKRALQRFGNNNFVILSVSIDKSLDDWEKAIIKDGTQSFVHLIDIRGGESPVTNQYNIETIPGNFLIDPTGKVIDKDLRGEKLIAKIAELIQEKNGKK
- a CDS encoding MarR family winged helix-turn-helix transcriptional regulator, coding for MTSNQDTQLATSLRNLLTRLVKKLRKESVTGRQLSLTERSSMALLQEYKQLLPSELASMEKITNQSMSQILGHLSGLGYVSRKGSETDKRKVLISLTPEGEKMLTQMRNERDEWLAKAIKESCTDEEQELLRRALLPLKKLVDMD
- a CDS encoding MFS transporter → MKITTFNAFKSRNYRLYITGQSVSLIGTWMQKTAVSWVIYSLTHSTFMLGLTLFASQFPSFLFSLIGGVVSDRYDRFKVLLGTQIASMVQATILAVLILLGHYAVWEILALSVLLGIINAFDVPARQALVFEMIDDKKDLPNALALNSSMVNLSRLIGPAIAGFVLETMGDGTCFLLNALSFLAVIGSLLMMRLPQYTATVHAKNVIGELKDGFEYLKKTPSIGFVILMLGLISLFVLPYSTLLPVYAKDIFKGTASTFGVLDSVIGLGAFGGAIFLASLKAGSNLKKILAINTLIFGAGLILFSHEGNYPLALAFATVAGFGMMSQITVSNTLIQTTVEPHMRGRVISYYAMAFFGMQPLGGLLIGSVSKWIGTPDTMLAEGAIALLIGVLHFRFLRRERLKNQRQINAVEEQVLEMAS
- a CDS encoding DUF4175 family protein translates to MRTPENYELLIGKINTFIRKYYLNNLLRGLIFLGAGLFSAYVIITVGEYYGDFNTTFRTFLFYFFIILNVGLIAWLVIPSLMAWLRLGKTITHDQAAEIIGKHFTDVSDRLLNTLQLKKLADNSPESRALIDASIDQKIETLKPVRFPSAVNIRENTKYLKWIIFPIAIICVIALAAPSILTESTKKLIRHNEYFAPVAPFKFVLLNNSLSAIQGQDLKIDLKLDGDKLPADVYIETGSNTFKLDKENISRFHYQFSNLQKNTSFRFIGNGFQSQAYEVKVSLKPSLLHFDVALTYPVYLHKKNETIANAGDLTIPAGTIVKWQLHTQNADGIGFSINDKTTEASPGGTDVFEHTERILKNSIYKLAPVSNAVNRGDSAAYRINAIRDELPAITVNEKSDSVSSKALYFDGKIQDDHGFSSLTFNYKIGTPGNKNEERMISKSVKADLGQTQSDFFYYWNLKDIAARPGDQVSYYFEVADNDGVTGPKRVRSPERTLNIPDQRQVNDQLDKGTQVVKEKMESAIKLAGQIEHDSQKLNQMLLNKNTLSFDEKKQIDDLLEKKKELDDLVKDIQAENKKNAYERRENQQQTKELEEKQKQIENLFNNVLDKKTRDLLQKLQELMNEEQKDGTRDQLSKMQMDNKSLRKELDRILELYKKLEFDQKLDQSVNQLNQLAEKQQKLADQAKQSDASQQELQQQQEKLKQDFQDVKKSLDDLQKQDEASGKKNDFENPKDDEQKIDEQMQQSSESLQKNDKQKASEQQQQASKQMQQLASKLQQKNEEQEDSQNNVDAQQLRELLKNLVNSSFEQEKVMETLKNTSPSDPNYSILAQKQKDIKDNLKTAEDSLYSLSKRVPQIQSTVNQEIAGINEHIDKALDNLSDRRTPEAGRNQQYAMTSMNNLALMLNEALEQLQNSMKNSKGGGGKSKQPSLSQLNKMQQQLNQNMQKMRDQLQKQGNMSQSQRSGMSQQLARMAREQQIIREALDKISQEENKDGTGRLGNLDKISKEMEQTENDIVNRRITDDLLKRQQQIQTRLLEAEKAERQQEQDQQRESNAGKDLPPGYIKALQDYQKLNEKQTEQVKTVSPALNLYYKQKIKSYFDQLNAH
- a CDS encoding ATP-binding protein, which translates into the protein MQEANVQTSELYTLQLPSKPESITLLENLIEQIADKHNVSEDTFANMMTCLNEIAINAIVHGNKLDESKKVIVNAEVDPKRVIWTITDEGPGFDYEHLPDPTAVENLENLTGRGVFIVKQLADQCVFNSTGNEVELHFKI
- a CDS encoding glycosyltransferase family 61 protein, which produces MKITVPLPINITGENTGLYEPYRFYEVNRQQVKKLKNVFVGNSGFCLNGKGLIKECHHKHPHQYGDYQSEAAHYYYDVSDHPENLVTLDDDNTYLVIHHPWYNYYHWVCESLFRLWMVRHQLDKLILVLPARYKHADFIMGSLEPFQIKNIYFIPDGKSILVKNLCLPQIKPVCDSYNARHLKQVSSFYRNYASSKPEIQAGKIEKLYVSRHFANRRKVINEADILPVLEKHGFIIFYPEHFSFLQQVAIFANVKYLVGEHGSGITNLLFMQKGTSVLELHKSKINDFDHPSPLFWYMAHALDINYYHQVCQTSGREDYFEGDYIIDADLLERNLTLMLNKI
- a CDS encoding vitamin K epoxide reductase family protein, with the translated sequence MQLFDNQNNADSVVIGLLKELSVNVRSEDIIAELEKHPEYPSMLAISDVLNWFEIDNAAYRIETSELAEVPVPFIAHTLKNDFVVVSKISAGELTVSDHKQKNYKIPVKNAAQFFDGVVLAVQPSLSGYGYPPKNTWSAIFKYKDVIIYLLAGIVLSGILLNNHYFTNLSWQVALLTISKTTGLVTSILLLVQSIDKNNPLIQTLCTGNGKSDCNAILSSKAAKLFSWLSWSEVGFFYFAGTLLALLFSNGSVASLQVLAFLNLVSLPYTFYSIFYQARTAKQWCVLCCTVQALLWIEFIPLVTFLKSPVLLPGVSQWLSILACLALPVATWILLKPLLLKAQQLKTLKPQLQKFKYNKELFDTALQSQPKYALPSDDWSIVLGNVEAATIITMVSNPYCPPCSKTHQELDNWLGRLDDIQLRIVFTADNTENDNKTPVVRHLMALNETGDKALIKRALHDWYEQKQKDYNAWADVYPVQLDENQYYKLNEQKAWCEMAEVKATPTLLINGYVLPADYQVEDIKYMLA